The following proteins are co-located in the Tissierellales bacterium genome:
- a CDS encoding PH domain-containing protein has protein sequence MILKEGLSKNPIASANLSRDRLEVKYEFFSMILISPEDKYKFVEFLEKENENIKIIM, from the coding sequence TTGATTTTGAAGGAGGGACTCTCCAAAAATCCAATTGCATCAGCTAATCTTTCACGAGATAGACTTGAAGTAAAGTATGAGTTTTTTAGTATGATATTAATATCTCCCGAAGATAAGTATAAATTCGTTGAATTTCTTGAAAAGGAAAATGAAAATATAAAAATTATTATGTAG